A window from Sphingobacterium hotanense encodes these proteins:
- a CDS encoding CDP-alcohol phosphatidyltransferase family protein codes for MSDEKINKKLFQDRKRTNILSNPEQRLITYLVPRIPNWISSDGLTAIGLFGSLMILGSFLLAEYVHINYLLLGIVGFFVQWFGDSLDGRIAFYRNKSRKWYGFALDIVMDWVSTVFIGLGYVFYAPGDFKYLGFTLVALYGWAMIISQLRYRITDKYTIDAGLLGPTEIRVIISAVLALEVFIPGSINYSVLGICIILFFINLGDTKKLLDLGDIKDAEEKAAKLKEGQEA; via the coding sequence ATGAGCGACGAGAAAATCAATAAAAAGTTGTTTCAAGATAGAAAACGCACAAATATCTTAAGCAATCCAGAACAAAGACTGATAACCTATTTAGTGCCACGCATACCCAATTGGATATCCTCTGATGGGTTGACGGCAATAGGCTTGTTTGGATCTTTGATGATATTGGGCAGCTTTTTATTGGCAGAATATGTTCACATTAACTACCTGCTCTTAGGTATTGTCGGCTTTTTCGTGCAATGGTTCGGCGATTCGTTAGATGGTCGAATTGCGTTCTACCGAAATAAATCGCGGAAGTGGTACGGATTCGCGCTAGACATCGTAATGGATTGGGTTAGTACGGTGTTTATCGGGTTGGGCTATGTTTTTTATGCGCCTGGCGACTTTAAATATCTCGGCTTTACATTGGTGGCTCTGTATGGCTGGGCGATGATTATTTCGCAGTTAAGATATCGCATCACTGATAAATACACGATTGACGCAGGACTTTTGGGCCCGACAGAGATTCGTGTGATCATTTCAGCAGTACTCGCGCTCGAGGTTTTTATCCCCGGATCGATCAATTATAGCGTGTTAGGAATCTGTATTATCTTATTCTTCATCAATCTGGGTGATACCAAGAAACTACTGGATCTTGGAGATATCAAAGATGCGGAAGAAAAAGCAGCAAAATTAAAGGAAGGTCAAGAGGCCTAA
- a CDS encoding NAD-dependent epimerase/dehydratase family protein: protein MKKKIFITGASGFVGSHLVEAAQNLGLEVHAAVRSSSITDQIAPFVDKFVYPNLGDAQNLKTLFEEEQYHYIIHAAAMTKAKDEKQMNTVNVDYTEAIIEAATTAQIPLERVVYVSSLAAVGPIAFNSEKLIDESFPYRPVTVYGRSKRASELMIREKFADKPVSVFRPTAVYGPREKDIFILFDTMNKGLDPYIGRNPQKLSFIYVKDLCEVLLQGCIVKQDGLQFYNISDGLVYSRYAMADIFKSTLKKRLFRIHVPLALIRLVAQLSQRLYKNSSKTPVIYPERLGELTAENWGCNINHAVETLGFNPKYDLERGLTESLNWYKSHKWL, encoded by the coding sequence ATGAAAAAGAAAATCTTCATTACCGGTGCGAGCGGCTTTGTAGGTTCTCACCTGGTAGAGGCTGCCCAAAACTTGGGACTTGAGGTGCATGCTGCGGTAAGATCTAGCAGTATAACAGACCAAATAGCACCTTTTGTCGATAAATTCGTCTACCCAAACCTGGGGGATGCGCAAAATCTTAAAACGTTATTCGAAGAAGAGCAGTATCACTACATCATCCATGCCGCGGCAATGACCAAAGCAAAGGATGAGAAGCAGATGAATACCGTGAATGTGGACTACACGGAAGCCATTATCGAAGCGGCTACAACGGCTCAGATTCCATTGGAACGTGTCGTGTATGTGAGTAGTCTGGCTGCGGTAGGACCTATTGCCTTCAACAGTGAAAAATTGATCGATGAATCCTTTCCTTACCGCCCTGTCACAGTTTACGGACGCAGTAAGCGCGCTTCGGAATTGATGATTCGAGAAAAATTTGCCGACAAGCCTGTCTCTGTATTTCGGCCGACGGCAGTATATGGCCCACGCGAAAAGGATATTTTCATCTTGTTTGATACGATGAATAAGGGGCTCGATCCATATATCGGACGAAACCCGCAGAAGTTGAGCTTCATTTATGTCAAAGACTTATGCGAGGTGCTATTGCAGGGCTGTATCGTGAAACAGGATGGTTTGCAGTTTTACAATATCTCCGATGGTTTAGTTTATTCACGCTACGCCATGGCGGACATCTTTAAATCGACATTGAAGAAACGTCTGTTTAGGATTCATGTGCCATTGGCACTGATTAGATTGGTGGCGCAGCTGTCTCAAAGGCTCTATAAGAATTCGAGCAAAACACCGGTGATTTATCCGGAAAGGCTAGGGGAACTAACGGCAGAAAACTGGGGTTGTAATATCAATCACGCTGTCGAAACCCTTGGTTTCAACCCGAAATATGACTTGGAACGGGGGCTAACAGAGAGTTTAAATTGGTACAAAAGCCATAAATGGCTATAA